In Hymenobacter sublimis, a single genomic region encodes these proteins:
- a CDS encoding DUF1493 family protein produces MDIEYQQALEIVKIFVSNQLSIAKNKLSEDTRIEEDVRIAGLDTIIFYENFFKQFQIANPQDFAVKKYVTSENFEPFRLIKSVISASERAKLKVRDTTLRHLTHVAMQKRWFEE; encoded by the coding sequence ATGGATATAGAATATCAGCAAGCACTTGAAATTGTTAAAATATTCGTTTCAAATCAGCTTAGCATAGCGAAAAATAAATTGTCAGAAGACACAAGAATCGAAGAAGACGTACGTATAGCAGGGCTTGATACAATTATTTTCTACGAAAATTTCTTTAAGCAATTTCAGATTGCTAATCCGCAGGATTTTGCTGTTAAAAAATACGTGACCAGCGAGAATTTCGAGCCATTTAGGCTGATAAAATCTGTTATCTCAGCATCTGAGCGGGCAAAGCTGAAAGTCAGAGATACAACGCTAAGGCATTTAACGCATGTTGCTATGCAGAAAAGGTGGTTTGAAGAATAA
- a CDS encoding GH92 family glycosyl hydrolase: MKLPLLAALLAALPTLAQTPKPVENLVQYAHPIVGTQRMGHTFPGATVPFGMVQLSPDTDTISYELNGKYNPKVYEYCAGYQYEDKTIVGFSHTHFSGTGHSDLGDFLIMPTTGPLQLNPGTADKPQSGFRSAFSHQNEVAEPAYYRVKLDDHNILAELTATNRVGLHQYTFPKADDAHIILDLTAGIYNYPDKNVWTFVRVENDSLVTGYRQTHGWARTRTEYFALQFSKPFRQYGARNYAKKQAYRGFWGRFDQAHNFPEQAGEQLRLYFDFKTEAGEKIKLKMALSGVSTEGALRNLRAELPGWNFEQTKRQGQAQWQQELSKVTIQSPKRVDKDNFYTALYHAFLSPTTYQDVDGQYRGLDQNIHRAEGFTNYTTFSLWDTYRALHPLFNVLQPQRNADMIQSMLAHYQQSAEHMLPVWSHHANENWCMIGYHSVPVLADAIIKGNAPFDANKALDACVTTARQQWYDGLGDYLRLGYVPEDKSGSSVSKTLEYAYDDWCIAQAAKKLGRPDIEQEFSKRALNWQNMYDQRIGFMRPRLSDGSFRKEFDVLSTHNQGFIEGNAWNYSLYVPQDPAALIAKMGGNARFTEHLDSLFTMHLPDKFFAETEDITRDGIIGNYVHGNEPAHHAAYLYNWTDQPWKTQARVRMILPKMYRPTPDGLGGNDDCGQMSAWYIFSALGFYPVAPGSPEYALGSPAIHGATLRLSTGNTFRITVKNQSDKNVYVKEARLNGQKLTRPFLNHQDIMNGGELVFVMAGKL, encoded by the coding sequence ATGAAACTCCCGCTCCTCGCCGCGCTGCTTGCGGCTTTGCCTACTCTCGCCCAAACCCCGAAGCCGGTCGAAAACCTAGTGCAGTACGCCCATCCCATAGTGGGGACGCAGCGGATGGGGCACACGTTTCCGGGCGCGACGGTGCCGTTTGGCATGGTGCAGCTCTCGCCTGATACCGATACCATCAGCTATGAGCTGAACGGCAAGTACAACCCCAAGGTGTACGAGTACTGCGCCGGCTACCAGTACGAGGATAAAACCATCGTCGGGTTTTCGCACACCCACTTCAGCGGCACCGGCCACTCCGACCTCGGCGACTTCCTCATCATGCCTACTACCGGGCCGCTGCAGCTCAATCCCGGCACTGCCGATAAGCCCCAGAGCGGCTTCCGCTCCGCGTTTTCGCATCAGAACGAGGTAGCGGAGCCGGCTTACTACCGCGTGAAGCTCGACGACCACAACATCCTGGCCGAACTGACGGCCACCAACCGAGTAGGCCTGCACCAGTACACCTTCCCCAAGGCCGACGATGCCCACATCATCCTCGACCTCACGGCCGGCATCTACAACTACCCCGATAAAAACGTCTGGACTTTTGTGCGGGTAGAAAACGACTCGCTGGTGACCGGCTACCGCCAGACCCACGGTTGGGCCCGCACCCGTACCGAGTATTTTGCCCTGCAATTTTCCAAGCCTTTCCGTCAGTACGGGGCCCGCAACTACGCCAAAAAGCAGGCCTACCGGGGCTTCTGGGGCCGCTTCGACCAAGCGCACAACTTCCCGGAGCAGGCCGGCGAACAGCTGCGCCTATACTTCGATTTCAAGACGGAAGCCGGGGAGAAGATCAAGCTGAAAATGGCCTTGTCGGGGGTGAGTACCGAGGGGGCGCTGCGCAACCTGCGGGCCGAACTGCCGGGCTGGAACTTCGAGCAGACCAAGCGCCAGGGGCAGGCGCAGTGGCAGCAGGAACTAAGCAAAGTGACCATCCAGAGCCCGAAACGAGTAGACAAGGACAACTTCTACACGGCCCTCTACCACGCCTTCCTGAGCCCTACCACCTACCAGGATGTGGACGGGCAGTACCGCGGCCTCGATCAGAACATTCACCGCGCCGAGGGCTTCACGAACTACACTACCTTCTCGCTCTGGGATACCTACCGGGCCCTGCACCCGCTGTTCAACGTGCTGCAGCCCCAGCGCAACGCCGACATGATTCAGTCGATGCTGGCGCACTACCAGCAGAGCGCCGAGCACATGCTGCCCGTGTGGAGCCACCACGCCAACGAAAACTGGTGCATGATTGGCTACCACTCCGTGCCCGTACTTGCCGATGCCATCATCAAAGGCAACGCTCCCTTCGATGCCAACAAGGCCCTGGACGCCTGCGTGACCACCGCCCGTCAGCAGTGGTACGACGGCCTGGGGGACTACCTGCGCCTGGGCTACGTACCCGAGGACAAAAGCGGCTCCTCCGTCTCGAAAACTCTGGAATACGCCTACGACGACTGGTGCATTGCTCAGGCCGCCAAAAAGCTGGGCCGCCCGGACATTGAGCAGGAGTTCAGCAAGCGCGCCCTCAACTGGCAAAACATGTACGACCAGCGCATCGGGTTCATGCGCCCGCGCCTCTCGGATGGTAGCTTCCGGAAAGAATTCGACGTGCTGAGCACCCACAACCAGGGGTTCATTGAGGGCAACGCCTGGAACTACAGCCTCTACGTGCCCCAGGACCCCGCCGCGCTTATCGCCAAGATGGGCGGCAACGCCCGCTTCACCGAGCACCTGGATTCCTTGTTCACCATGCACCTGCCCGACAAGTTCTTCGCCGAAACCGAGGACATCACCCGCGACGGTATCATCGGTAACTATGTGCACGGTAATGAGCCCGCCCACCACGCCGCCTACCTCTACAACTGGACGGACCAGCCCTGGAAAACCCAGGCCCGCGTGCGCATGATTCTGCCCAAAATGTACCGCCCCACGCCCGATGGCCTCGGCGGCAACGACGACTGCGGGCAGATGTCGGCCTGGTACATTTTCTCGGCCCTGGGCTTCTACCCCGTAGCCCCCGGCTCCCCCGAGTACGCCCTCGGCAGCCCCGCCATCCACGGCGCTACCCTACGTCTCTCAACCGGCAACACCTTCCGCATCACCGTCAAAAACCAGAGCGACAAAAACGTGTACGTGAAAGAAGCCCGCCTCAACGGTCAGAAACTCACACGACCGTTTCTGAATCACCAGGATATAATGAATGGTGGGGAGTTGGTGTTTGTGATGGCGGGAAAGCTATGA
- a CDS encoding nuclear transport factor 2 family protein has translation MHIRLLADACQRAATLAGVVAVLAAGSTPACTVQKAPSAALAVLPPPPVSPELFRTIARLDSAMFAAFNRHDAAQLQTFFAEDLEFYHDKGGLANFEQTMQGFRNLFAQNKTTGLNRQLVPGTLEVYPISNYGAVETYQHRFCHVENGKDDCGTFKNLMVWRLRDGQWKVTRVVSYGH, from the coding sequence ATGCATATCCGTCTCCTGGCCGACGCTTGCCAACGGGCCGCTACCCTCGCCGGGGTAGTAGCCGTGCTGGCTGCTGGCAGCACCCCGGCCTGTACCGTGCAAAAAGCGCCTTCTGCCGCGCTGGCTGTCCTGCCGCCTCCGCCCGTGTCCCCGGAGCTGTTCCGCACCATTGCCCGCCTGGATAGCGCCATGTTCGCCGCCTTCAACCGCCACGACGCCGCCCAGCTGCAAACCTTCTTCGCCGAAGACCTGGAGTTCTACCACGACAAGGGCGGCCTGGCCAACTTCGAGCAAACCATGCAAGGTTTTCGCAACCTGTTTGCCCAGAACAAAACCACCGGCCTGAACCGCCAGCTCGTGCCCGGCACCCTGGAAGTGTACCCTATCAGCAACTACGGGGCCGTAGAAACCTACCAGCACCGCTTCTGCCATGTCGAGAACGGCAAAGACGACTGCGGCACCTTCAAGAACCTAATGGTGTGGCGCCTCCGCGACGGGCAATGGAAAGTGACGCGGGTAGTGAGTTATGGGCATTGA
- a CDS encoding HelD family protein: protein MNATEQEEREYLEEIKEKLTLAVRRVDDAVRQFSDELRQKKQYIHEHQSGMDEADMVAAGQSINRMAFTGEAAVSRKRRLLKLGQSPYFGRIDFATPPQPQATPVYIGVYSFFDEQQRQNLIYDWRAPISSLFYDFELGPASYPTPSGTVQGSIALKRQYKIRDGRLEFLLDSDVNIHDDVLQRELAKSSDDKMKNIVATIQRDQNAVIRNEEASVMVIQGVAGSGKTSIALHRIAFLLYRYRESIAAKDVLIISPNKVFADYISNVLPELGEEHIPELGMEELAADLLENRYQFQTFFEQVSALLEQHDPAFIERIRFKSSFEFLSQLNQYLLHIENHYFSVAELRVGRTVVPAAVLQQKFRTYHRVPLLKRFPLVANDVRAYVRDAAGRKLTGQEKATIGEAIPRMFKLTNVLDLYRDFYRWIGRPELLKLDAHRLHLEYADVFALIYLRLRLEGITAYDHVKHLLVDEMQDYTPVQYAVLSRLFHCRKTILGDVSQTVNPYSASSAETIERVFPQADIVKLYRSYRSTVEITAFAQRITPNPNIIPLERHGPEPVIRPCSSPDEELQTLTQLVTAFGGSGHQSLGVICKTPRQAQKAYQALQAPNVHLLTADSTSFKEGVIITTAHLAKGLEFDAVIVPFASARNYKTEVDKSMLYVACTRAMHQLTLTYTGVLTTFLSA, encoded by the coding sequence ATGAACGCAACCGAGCAGGAAGAACGAGAATACCTGGAAGAAATTAAGGAGAAACTAACGCTGGCCGTCCGGCGGGTAGACGATGCCGTGCGGCAGTTTTCCGACGAGCTGCGGCAGAAAAAGCAGTACATCCACGAGCACCAGTCAGGTATGGATGAGGCCGATATGGTAGCGGCTGGCCAGTCCATCAACCGCATGGCTTTCACGGGCGAGGCGGCCGTGAGCCGGAAGCGCCGGCTGCTGAAGCTGGGTCAGTCGCCTTACTTTGGCCGGATTGATTTTGCTACCCCACCGCAGCCGCAGGCTACGCCGGTGTACATTGGGGTGTATTCCTTTTTTGATGAGCAGCAGCGCCAGAACCTGATTTATGACTGGCGGGCGCCCATTTCTTCCTTGTTCTATGATTTCGAGCTGGGACCTGCCTCCTACCCTACCCCGTCGGGCACCGTGCAGGGCAGCATTGCGCTAAAGAGGCAGTACAAGATCCGGGACGGGCGCTTGGAGTTCTTGCTGGACAGCGACGTGAACATTCACGACGATGTGCTGCAGCGGGAGCTAGCCAAGTCCTCCGACGACAAGATGAAGAACATCGTCGCCACTATTCAGCGCGACCAGAACGCGGTGATTCGCAATGAGGAGGCCTCGGTGATGGTTATTCAGGGCGTGGCCGGTTCGGGCAAAACCTCCATTGCCCTGCACCGCATTGCCTTCCTGCTGTATCGCTACCGGGAAAGTATTGCGGCCAAGGACGTGCTCATCATCTCGCCCAACAAAGTCTTCGCCGACTATATCTCCAACGTGTTGCCTGAGCTGGGCGAGGAGCACATTCCCGAGCTGGGCATGGAAGAACTGGCGGCCGACCTACTCGAAAATCGGTACCAATTTCAGACCTTCTTTGAGCAGGTTTCTGCCCTGCTGGAGCAGCATGACCCGGCCTTTATTGAGCGGATTCGGTTTAAGTCTTCCTTTGAGTTTCTGAGTCAGCTGAATCAGTACCTGCTGCACATTGAGAATCACTACTTCAGCGTGGCAGAGCTGCGGGTAGGTCGGACTGTTGTTCCCGCCGCCGTTCTGCAGCAGAAGTTCAGGACCTACCACCGGGTGCCGCTCCTGAAACGCTTCCCCCTGGTTGCCAATGATGTGAGGGCCTACGTGCGGGACGCTGCCGGCCGCAAGCTGACGGGGCAGGAGAAAGCCACCATTGGGGAAGCCATTCCGCGTATGTTCAAGCTTACTAATGTGCTGGACCTCTACCGGGATTTTTACCGCTGGATTGGCCGGCCCGAGCTGCTAAAGCTCGACGCGCACCGCCTGCACCTGGAGTACGCCGACGTGTTTGCCCTGATTTACCTGCGCCTGCGCCTGGAAGGCATCACGGCCTACGACCACGTCAAGCACTTGCTGGTAGATGAAATGCAGGACTACACCCCCGTGCAGTACGCCGTGCTGTCCCGGCTGTTCCATTGCCGCAAGACCATTCTGGGCGACGTCAGCCAGACGGTAAACCCCTACAGCGCCTCCTCCGCCGAAACCATTGAGCGGGTATTCCCGCAGGCCGATATCGTGAAGCTCTACCGCAGCTACCGCTCCACGGTAGAAATTACGGCCTTTGCCCAGCGCATTACGCCCAACCCCAACATCATTCCGCTGGAGCGGCACGGACCGGAGCCAGTCATCAGGCCCTGCTCTAGCCCCGACGAGGAGTTGCAGACGCTAACGCAGCTGGTTACGGCCTTCGGGGGCTCCGGCCATCAATCCCTGGGCGTTATCTGCAAAACCCCGCGTCAGGCCCAAAAGGCTTACCAGGCCCTGCAAGCCCCCAACGTGCATTTGCTCACGGCTGACTCCACTTCCTTTAAAGAAGGGGTTATCATCACCACGGCTCATCTGGCCAAGGGCCTGGAGTTCGATGCCGTAATCGTGCCCTTTGCCTCGGCCCGCAATTACAAAACGGAGGTAGATAAGAGCATGCTGTACGTGGCCTGCACCCGGGCCATGCACCAGCTCACGCTAACCTACACGGGTGTTTTAACCACTTTTCTTTCGGCCTGA
- a CDS encoding AAA family ATPase: MKILRVRFYNLNSLRGEHTVDFSQTPLADAGLFAITGPTGAGKTTILDAITLALYGQVPRHETSGPEHVMSHGTGESWAEVEFEVNGQQYRSKWGQYRARKRPEGKLQDPRMELSERKIAENGEETWPFLETYKSKVPGRIADVSGLEYKQFLRSVLLAQGDFTRFLKAPAGERAQLLEKITDTRKYSDISRAAFEQAKQESQRVEQLRAGLAGVVLLSPEEVAFLEAEVQQLTAQLNAASATQEQLREARQWHLRLRELRQKLHATQQRQQQLTTQAETLAPLRQRLALHQQAAPFATDYALLRQADEQLSRLGREVNQLRGQLPQLQERRATAETARTSACQAHEQASTTREQQDPKLREAELLDHQLAEAHRLLTQGKAEYEEKNEQCKRLKAAAEQAGSRVRILREQVRDLDKWLTLNATAGELAEGLPELSANLQHWEHLKAELGQLRQRLHEARQRQQQAATFAATHHAAAEEARHQLAVLTAQHTTASTTRDGWLLRLRYHVGGLHQEQEREQQHWDDLRRSLHMQQLILSHTDTRQLLENGQPCPVCGATEHPYLAGVLGVSEDTFQRDRQREEDMSQRVRALGTRFNRLNTYVTMLEQSGPEPAPTAPDSIQLLPETAEKAAAEEIKALVQELRQLRDQRAAAEQRLQQALTQHEAATRQQQEYAQTVTQLEKELADAEDRVPTARSMIQSQAQSFGLTFTEENGRALMEQARVRIGEFEQNRQQLNTAKQELSGVSVEAEKSEAAKEELHTWLRTRKQGLVEQHQAIQQQQQQRHQLLPEPNVAQVRRQLEEAVRATDQRRQQAEQQFQQHDTALTVATARLHQHEQDAEQQAQTRQQRHATLTAALITAGLAPDPAALPALLLPDAELHTLQNQLRRQEQEAALAAQTLAETTQQLEQEEARALSPDPLESIDQQITTNNHQLASLNQQLGQRQERLGSHRAGQERHAALAAQLEKQQQEAQRWRQLTELIGSADGKKFSEFAQGLTLARLVDLANRHLHRFTDRYRILRNPEQHLDLLIQDEYQASSVRSMNSLSGGESFLVSLALALGLSELAGRRTQIDTLFIDEGFGTLDPDTLDVALSALEMLQGTGKTIGIISHVEALKERVTTQISVRKGAGGVSSLQVLGFGQEV; the protein is encoded by the coding sequence ATGAAAATTCTCCGCGTCCGCTTTTACAATTTGAACTCCCTGCGCGGGGAGCATACCGTTGATTTCAGCCAGACGCCCCTGGCCGATGCGGGCTTGTTTGCCATTACCGGCCCCACTGGCGCGGGCAAAACCACCATTCTTGACGCCATTACCCTGGCCCTGTACGGGCAGGTACCGCGCCACGAAACCAGCGGCCCCGAGCACGTAATGAGCCACGGTACGGGCGAGAGTTGGGCGGAGGTAGAGTTTGAAGTAAACGGCCAGCAATACCGCTCGAAGTGGGGGCAGTACCGCGCCCGCAAGCGCCCTGAGGGCAAGCTCCAAGACCCGCGCATGGAGCTGAGCGAGCGAAAAATAGCCGAGAATGGGGAAGAAACCTGGCCCTTTCTGGAAACCTATAAATCGAAGGTTCCGGGCCGCATTGCCGACGTCAGTGGCCTGGAATACAAGCAGTTTCTGCGGTCCGTGCTGTTGGCCCAGGGCGACTTCACCCGCTTCCTGAAGGCTCCGGCGGGCGAGCGGGCCCAGCTCCTGGAAAAGATTACCGACACCCGTAAATACTCCGACATCTCGCGGGCCGCTTTTGAGCAGGCCAAGCAGGAAAGCCAGCGGGTGGAGCAACTGCGAGCCGGTTTGGCTGGCGTGGTGTTGCTTTCCCCGGAGGAAGTAGCGTTTCTGGAGGCAGAAGTTCAGCAGCTCACAGCCCAGTTAAACGCTGCCAGCGCCACCCAGGAACAGCTGCGCGAGGCCCGGCAGTGGCATTTGCGCCTGCGCGAGCTGCGCCAGAAACTGCACGCTACCCAGCAGCGCCAGCAGCAACTCACAACCCAGGCCGAAACCCTGGCTCCGCTGCGTCAGCGTTTGGCCTTGCACCAGCAGGCCGCGCCCTTCGCCACCGATTACGCCCTCTTGCGCCAGGCCGATGAGCAGCTGAGCCGCCTGGGCCGGGAAGTAAACCAGCTCCGCGGGCAGCTGCCTCAGTTACAGGAGCGCCGCGCCACCGCCGAAACGGCCCGCACCAGCGCCTGCCAGGCCCACGAGCAGGCGAGTACCACGCGGGAGCAGCAGGACCCCAAGCTGCGCGAGGCCGAGCTGCTCGACCACCAGCTAGCCGAGGCGCACCGACTACTAACCCAAGGCAAGGCTGAATACGAGGAGAAAAACGAGCAGTGCAAGCGCCTGAAGGCCGCCGCCGAACAAGCCGGCAGCCGGGTCCGCATCCTCCGGGAGCAAGTGCGCGACTTAGATAAGTGGCTGACGCTGAACGCCACCGCCGGAGAACTAGCCGAAGGCTTACCCGAACTATCGGCTAACCTGCAGCACTGGGAGCACCTGAAAGCCGAGTTGGGCCAGCTGCGCCAGCGCCTGCACGAAGCCCGGCAACGCCAGCAGCAAGCCGCTACCTTCGCCGCTACCCACCACGCCGCCGCCGAAGAGGCCCGCCACCAACTCGCTGTCTTAACTGCCCAGCACACCACCGCCAGCACTACCCGCGACGGCTGGCTGCTGCGCCTGCGCTACCACGTAGGTGGCCTGCACCAGGAGCAAGAGCGGGAGCAGCAGCACTGGGACGACTTGCGCCGCAGCCTGCACATGCAGCAGCTCATCCTTTCCCACACCGACACCCGCCAACTGCTGGAAAACGGCCAGCCCTGCCCCGTGTGTGGAGCCACCGAGCACCCCTACCTGGCCGGCGTGCTGGGAGTAAGCGAAGACACGTTTCAGCGCGACCGGCAGCGGGAGGAAGATATGAGCCAGCGCGTGCGGGCCCTGGGCACCCGCTTCAATCGCCTGAACACCTACGTAACCATGCTGGAGCAGTCGGGCCCGGAGCCGGCGCCTACCGCTCCGGACAGCATCCAGCTCTTACCCGAAACGGCCGAAAAAGCTGCCGCTGAGGAAATCAAAGCCTTGGTGCAGGAGCTGCGCCAGCTGCGCGACCAGCGGGCAGCCGCCGAGCAGCGCCTTCAGCAGGCCCTAACGCAGCACGAAGCCGCCACCCGCCAGCAGCAGGAGTACGCCCAGACGGTTACGCAGCTGGAAAAGGAGTTGGCCGACGCCGAGGACCGGGTGCCCACCGCCCGCAGCATGATTCAAAGTCAGGCCCAGAGCTTCGGGCTGACCTTTACGGAAGAAAACGGCCGCGCCCTAATGGAGCAGGCGCGAGTGCGAATCGGTGAGTTTGAGCAGAACCGACAGCAGCTCAATACGGCCAAACAGGAGCTAAGCGGCGTGAGTGTGGAAGCGGAGAAGTCGGAGGCGGCAAAGGAGGAGCTGCACACTTGGCTCCGCACCCGCAAGCAAGGCCTCGTAGAGCAGCACCAGGCCATTCAGCAGCAGCAGCAGCAGCGCCACCAGCTCCTGCCAGAACCTAACGTGGCCCAGGTCCGTCGGCAGCTAGAGGAAGCCGTGCGCGCTACTGATCAACGCCGGCAGCAGGCTGAGCAGCAGTTTCAGCAGCACGATACGGCCCTGACGGTGGCTACCGCCCGCCTGCACCAGCACGAGCAGGATGCCGAGCAACAGGCGCAAACGCGCCAGCAACGCCACGCTACCCTTACGGCAGCCCTCATTACTGCCGGCCTAGCGCCCGACCCAGCCGCCCTGCCCGCATTATTGCTCCCCGATGCGGAGCTGCACACCCTGCAAAACCAACTACGCCGCCAGGAGCAGGAAGCGGCCCTCGCGGCGCAAACCCTAGCCGAAACCACCCAGCAGCTAGAACAGGAAGAAGCCCGCGCCCTCAGCCCGGACCCACTGGAAAGCATTGACCAGCAAATCACTACCAACAACCACCAGCTCGCCTCTCTGAATCAGCAGCTGGGGCAGCGGCAGGAGCGCCTGGGCAGCCACCGCGCCGGGCAGGAGCGCCACGCTGCCCTGGCCGCCCAACTGGAAAAGCAACAGCAGGAAGCCCAGCGCTGGCGGCAGCTGACGGAACTTATCGGCTCCGCTGATGGCAAGAAATTCAGTGAGTTTGCCCAGGGCCTCACCTTGGCTCGCCTCGTAGACCTGGCCAACCGCCACCTGCACCGCTTTACGGACCGTTACCGCATCCTGCGCAACCCGGAGCAGCACCTCGACTTGCTGATTCAGGATGAGTACCAGGCCAGCTCCGTGCGGTCCATGAACTCGCTGTCGGGCGGGGAAAGCTTTCTGGTGAGCCTGGCCCTGGCCCTGGGCCTCTCGGAGCTGGCCGGCCGCCGCACCCAGATTGACACGCTCTTCATCGACGAGGGCTTCGGTACCCTTGACCCAGACACGCTGGACGTAGCCCTTTCGGCCCTGGAAATGCTGCAGGGTACGGGCAAAACCATCGGCATCATCTCGCACGTGGAGGCGCTGAAGGAGCGGGTCACTACCCAGATCAGCGTGCGCAAAGGGGCCGGCGGGGTTAGCTCCCTGCAAGTGCTCGGGTTCGGGCAGGAAGTGTAG
- a CDS encoding DUF6687 family protein produces MTPKHFVPFQQLRQQPTIAVDSTGLGAVLTLAHWRGATTPELLRDDTSAGSVLRALREPTTSGLEAAAVTANHFDIDGFVGVWALLNPALALRHEPLLRQVATLGDFREINWANPLADHALQLVCWLNAEEKNRFYEPFGAPARRRREDEASAEKFAWFLPRFAAVLENPAVGQAAWEPEYGRVKQAAAIMQSPATTIRRYPEIGLTVVRTPEPVPYYALFGPTTGTDMVLSLYDGQRYELEYKYTTWIDLESRPTLPRLPLQALANCLNELEMGARRWTFDGITDTGPLLRLSGKGLTKAQRYADPDQRPIYSSAIPPAQLEEEVVAFFRSHYAGVEPRRYWSWADIRAVGEVEQHRISSSAGRKLG; encoded by the coding sequence ATGACTCCCAAGCACTTTGTTCCCTTTCAGCAACTCCGCCAGCAGCCCACCATTGCAGTGGATAGCACCGGGCTGGGCGCGGTTCTCACGCTAGCGCACTGGCGCGGAGCCACTACCCCCGAACTCTTGCGGGACGATACCAGCGCCGGGTCGGTGCTGCGTGCGTTGCGGGAGCCTACCACGTCCGGTCTGGAAGCGGCCGCCGTGACGGCCAATCACTTTGATATAGACGGATTTGTGGGCGTGTGGGCGCTGCTGAATCCGGCACTGGCTTTGCGCCACGAGCCGTTGCTACGACAGGTGGCCACCCTCGGCGACTTCCGGGAAATCAACTGGGCCAATCCGCTGGCCGACCATGCCCTGCAGCTGGTATGCTGGCTGAATGCCGAGGAAAAAAACCGTTTCTACGAGCCCTTTGGAGCCCCGGCCCGGCGCCGCCGGGAAGACGAAGCTTCGGCGGAGAAGTTTGCCTGGTTTCTGCCGCGCTTTGCGGCCGTGCTGGAAAACCCGGCTGTAGGGCAGGCCGCCTGGGAGCCGGAATATGGCCGCGTAAAGCAGGCCGCGGCCATTATGCAAAGTCCTGCCACCACCATCCGACGCTACCCCGAAATTGGCCTGACGGTAGTGCGTACGCCGGAACCCGTGCCCTACTACGCCCTCTTTGGCCCCACAACTGGCACCGACATGGTGCTAAGCCTGTATGATGGGCAGCGCTACGAACTTGAGTATAAGTACACCACCTGGATTGACCTCGAAAGCCGCCCTACGCTGCCGCGCCTACCCCTGCAGGCGCTGGCAAACTGCCTGAACGAGCTGGAAATGGGGGCGCGTCGTTGGACCTTCGACGGCATCACCGACACGGGCCCCTTGCTGCGCCTGAGTGGCAAAGGTCTCACCAAAGCCCAGCGCTACGCTGACCCCGACCAGCGACCCATCTATTCATCTGCCATTCCACCCGCACAACTTGAGGAAGAAGTGGTAGCGTTTTTCCGCAGCCACTACGCGGGCGTTGAGCCCCGGCGCTATTGGAGTTGGGCCGATATTCGGGCGGTAGGCGAGGTAGAACAGCACCGTATTAGTTCGAGCGCCGGGAGGAAGCTGGGGTAA
- a CDS encoding class I SAM-dependent methyltransferase, which translates to MKDNEKPEFWEAAFTEKQEMWGFAPAKSAVLTKDFFAEKAVKQVLIPGIGYGRNAQIFRNAGMTVTGIEISQTAIDMARKHYGADMTIYYGSVTDMPFDARHYDGIFCYALIHLLDSAERQKLIQDCYKQLAENGYMVFVAISKTAPTYGKGKFISEDRYEIFDGVTMYFYDRESIEAEFGAAGLIDVVEVEENFPFFLITCKKVAN; encoded by the coding sequence ATGAAGGACAACGAAAAACCTGAATTCTGGGAAGCAGCTTTTACTGAAAAGCAGGAAATGTGGGGCTTTGCGCCTGCCAAGTCAGCCGTCTTGACCAAAGATTTCTTTGCCGAAAAAGCGGTGAAGCAGGTCTTGATTCCGGGGATTGGTTACGGGCGCAACGCGCAGATTTTCCGAAATGCCGGCATGACGGTGACGGGAATCGAAATTTCCCAAACCGCCATTGACATGGCCCGGAAGCATTACGGTGCCGATATGACCATCTATTATGGCTCGGTAACGGATATGCCGTTTGATGCGCGCCACTACGACGGAATATTCTGCTATGCGCTCATTCACTTACTCGATAGCGCCGAAAGACAGAAGCTAATTCAGGATTGCTATAAGCAACTTGCGGAAAATGGCTACATGGTGTTTGTCGCTATTTCAAAAACAGCTCCTACCTATGGCAAAGGGAAATTTATCAGCGAAGACCGGTATGAGATATTTGATGGCGTTACTATGTATTTCTATGACAGAGAATCCATCGAGGCAGAGTTTGGTGCTGCTGGATTAATTGACGTGGTAGAAGTGGAGGAAAACTTTCCTTTCTTTCTAATTACCTGTAAAAAGGTAGCCAACTAG